Proteins co-encoded in one uncultured Draconibacterium sp. genomic window:
- a CDS encoding membrane dipeptidase, which yields MSNLEERILCFDAHLDISMNAMEWNRDQRWTVQQIRNSEKGMTDKPDRERNTVSFPALREGKVGLVVATQISRVVKPGSPIPGWYSQDQAWAQTQGQLQWYRTMEEAGEMKQITDAQSLKESLKLWETPDEHTPICYLLSLEGADSIISMEHLHRAYNYGLRAIGPAHYGPGIYANGTDSAGRLNEKGVELLKTMEKLNMILDVTHLNDDAFWHAMEIYNGQVWASHNNCRKFVDHNRQFSDDMISALIQRNAIIGIALDAWMMVPNWVRGESTPKSKNVTMEIMANNIDHICQLAGDSLHVGVGSDLDGAFGTEQCPYDLDTIADVQKLPVILRNRGYKTEDIQNIMHGNFIRFLKGYFNQ from the coding sequence ATGAGTAATTTAGAAGAAAGAATACTTTGTTTCGATGCGCATTTGGATATTTCAATGAATGCGATGGAATGGAATAGAGACCAGCGCTGGACTGTTCAGCAAATTCGTAACAGTGAAAAAGGAATGACCGATAAACCAGACCGCGAACGGAATACGGTTTCGTTTCCGGCACTTCGCGAAGGTAAGGTTGGTTTGGTAGTGGCAACACAAATAAGTCGCGTAGTAAAACCAGGTAGTCCTATTCCTGGATGGTATTCACAAGACCAGGCTTGGGCGCAAACACAAGGCCAGTTGCAATGGTATCGCACAATGGAAGAAGCCGGCGAAATGAAACAAATCACAGACGCCCAATCGCTAAAAGAGAGTTTAAAACTTTGGGAAACTCCTGATGAACATACGCCTATTTGTTACTTACTGAGTTTGGAAGGAGCTGATTCTATCATCTCAATGGAGCATTTGCACCGTGCTTATAATTATGGTTTGCGTGCTATTGGCCCTGCTCATTACGGTCCTGGAATTTATGCCAATGGGACTGATTCCGCAGGACGGCTAAACGAAAAAGGTGTTGAACTGCTCAAAACCATGGAAAAACTGAACATGATCTTGGATGTTACCCATCTGAATGATGATGCGTTCTGGCATGCTATGGAAATTTATAACGGACAGGTTTGGGCCAGTCATAATAATTGCCGGAAATTTGTGGATCATAACCGTCAGTTTTCCGATGATATGATTTCAGCACTTATTCAGCGAAATGCCATAATCGGAATTGCTCTGGATGCCTGGATGATGGTACCCAACTGGGTTCGCGGAGAATCTACCCCAAAATCAAAAAATGTAACCATGGAAATCATGGCCAACAATATTGACCACATTTGTCAGTTGGCCGGTGATTCATTGCATGTTGGCGTTGGCAGTGACCTTGATGGAGCTTTTGGAACCGAACAGTGCCCTTATGATTTGGATACAATTGCAGACGTTCAAAAATTGCCAGTTATTTTAAGAAACCGGGGGTATAAAACCGAAGACATCCAAAACATCATGCACGGGAACTTTATCCGGTTTTTGAAAGGGTATTTTAATCAATAA
- a CDS encoding alpha-L-fucosidase has translation MFINNKLHIRLILILLGLFLCTSVGAQEIKPLNLNKPEREQWFTDLGFGMFIHWSMDVQLGLVISHSMVGASEDYLDRYIDELPKTFNPINFNAKQWVKAAKLAGMKYVVFTTKHHNGYCMFDTKTTNFSIMNSPYGKDVTKMIVDACREEGLAVGLYFSPDDFYFLDQQGTLISRTKKEALASDNPELNRYVKKQMRELMTNYGKIDIVFLDGMDQFAKTELAKVCWAINPDVVVTRGAIETPEQETPDTAIPSPWEACYTFGDQWQYRPTNEHFKTAKEAILELIDVRAKGGNFLLNFGPDAMGNFSSEQAGPLNEISLWMFINQEAFKNTIPNDIIKENNMWFLKSKDNNTVYIFINEENWKLGERKDFIIKTLKASETSQISVLGHNGIVLEYDKDADPAPRVKQTNDGMEISVMRAQRIYNDRKWNNPIVVKVTNLDRNEY, from the coding sequence ATGTTTATTAATAATAAATTACACATAAGATTGATACTTATCCTGTTAGGCTTATTTCTATGTACAAGCGTTGGCGCACAGGAAATAAAACCGCTGAATCTTAACAAGCCAGAGAGAGAACAATGGTTTACAGACCTGGGATTCGGAATGTTCATTCACTGGAGCATGGATGTTCAGTTGGGTTTGGTCATAAGTCACAGCATGGTTGGGGCATCGGAAGACTATCTTGACCGGTATATTGATGAACTTCCCAAAACTTTTAATCCCATAAATTTTAATGCAAAACAGTGGGTGAAAGCTGCTAAACTCGCAGGTATGAAATATGTTGTGTTTACCACTAAGCATCATAATGGTTATTGTATGTTTGATACAAAAACAACAAATTTTAGCATTATGAACAGCCCTTATGGCAAAGATGTCACAAAAATGATCGTTGATGCCTGTCGAGAGGAAGGATTGGCCGTCGGTCTATATTTTTCGCCTGATGATTTTTATTTCCTAGATCAACAGGGGACACTCATCTCTCGGACAAAAAAGGAAGCTCTTGCCAGTGATAATCCGGAATTAAACAGATATGTAAAAAAACAAATGAGGGAACTTATGACCAATTATGGTAAAATCGATATTGTATTTCTGGATGGAATGGATCAATTTGCCAAAACAGAACTGGCAAAAGTATGTTGGGCAATAAATCCTGATGTAGTAGTAACCAGAGGAGCGATTGAAACTCCCGAACAGGAAACACCAGATACAGCAATACCATCCCCTTGGGAGGCTTGTTATACATTTGGGGATCAATGGCAATACCGGCCAACCAACGAACATTTTAAAACAGCTAAAGAGGCCATACTCGAATTAATAGATGTAAGAGCAAAAGGTGGCAATTTCCTGCTGAACTTTGGACCTGATGCCATGGGAAATTTCTCGTCAGAACAGGCAGGCCCTTTGAATGAAATTTCTTTGTGGATGTTCATTAATCAGGAAGCATTCAAAAACACAATACCTAATGATATTATTAAAGAAAATAATATGTGGTTTCTAAAATCGAAAGACAACAATACCGTATACATATTTATTAATGAGGAAAACTGGAAGCTCGGCGAACGCAAGGATTTTATAATTAAAACATTAAAGGCTTCAGAAACTAGTCAGATTTCAGTTTTAGGGCATAATGGAATTGTTTTGGAATACGATAAAGATGCCGATCCTGCCCCAAGAGTTAAACAAACAAATGATGGGATGGAGATATCGGTTATGCGCGCCCAACGGATTTATAACGATCGTAAATGGAATAATCCGATTGTAGTAAAAGTAACCAATTTAGATAGAAATGAATATTAG